One stretch of bacterium DNA includes these proteins:
- the rplL gene encoding 50S ribosomal protein L7/L12: MSKEAVIDALESMTVVELNQLVKELEDRWGVSAAAVAPVAVAAAGGGQAAAEEGSSAAEKTSFDVHLKEIGDNKLEVIKRVKDILGIGIKEAKAVVDEVPKALKTGVGKDEAEEIKNKLVDAGAVVEIK; encoded by the coding sequence ATGTCCAAGGAAGCTGTAATTGATGCATTGGAGTCGATGACAGTTGTCGAGCTCAATCAGCTCGTCAAGGAACTCGAGGATCGCTGGGGCGTCAGCGCCGCGGCGGTCGCTCCTGTTGCTGTTGCCGCCGCCGGCGGCGGCCAGGCTGCGGCGGAGGAAGGTTCATCGGCCGCGGAGAAGACGTCGTTCGACGTTCATCTCAAGGAGATCGGCGACAACAAGCTTGAAGTCATCAAGCGCGTTAAAGATATCCTCGGCATTGGAATCAAAGAAGCGAAGGCTGTTGTAGACGAAGTTCCCAAGGCCCTTAAGACGGGAGTGGGAAAGGATGAGGCCGAGGAAATCAAGAACAAGCTGGTTGACGCCGGCGCGGTGGTGGAGATCAAATAG
- a CDS encoding 50S ribosomal protein L10, translating to MLRKFKEARIERIQKVFEESSFAFLVDFSKSDTVEIDQFKSAVREANADMFVAKNKLAKIATGRIEGADWVERIAPYFTSSTALVFGSSDIGSCAKAIRKFHRGHDKKMAVKAIFFDNQVFGPDKFVGFTELLSKDELRARLLGLLMAPQTNLVRLLKAAPQGFAAVVKAYAEKKAG from the coding sequence ATGCTGCGCAAATTCAAAGAAGCTCGCATCGAGCGCATACAAAAGGTCTTCGAGGAAAGCTCTTTCGCTTTTCTTGTCGACTTTTCCAAATCGGATACGGTCGAAATCGACCAGTTCAAGTCTGCAGTCAGGGAAGCGAACGCGGACATGTTCGTGGCCAAGAACAAGCTTGCCAAGATCGCGACCGGAAGGATTGAAGGTGCAGATTGGGTTGAACGGATCGCTCCGTACTTTACTTCAAGCACCGCCCTGGTTTTCGGTTCTTCAGACATCGGGAGCTGTGCGAAGGCCATTCGGAAATTTCACCGCGGACACGACAAGAAAATGGCGGTCAAGGCCATTTTTTTCGACAACCAGGTGTTCGGCCCGGACAAATTTGTCGGTTTTACCGAGCTTCTGTCAAAGGACGAATTACGTGCGAGGCTCCTGGGGCTTCTTATGGCCCCTCAGACGAATTTGGTAAGGCTGCTTAAGGCCGCACCGCAGGGATTCGCTGCCGTTGTTAAGGCCTACGCGGAAAAGAAAGCGGGTTAG
- a CDS encoding 50S ribosomal protein L1 produces the protein MPKKSKVYLKREAELGERKLPHGLEDALGKLKKVTRDWESCDLHIRLGINPRKPEQNLRGTLVLPKGTGKVPRILVFAKGDKVEEARQAGADYVGLQDLIEQIKGGWLDFDIALAVPDCMAEVSKIAKVLGPRGLMPSPKSGTLSDAIGTLVKEFKAGKLEYRNDKTGIIHTTVGRMGFSAEDLAENVRHVMDVVVKAKPASLKGQFIKSVFIGSTQVPALRLDAAQFIR, from the coding sequence ATGCCGAAAAAATCAAAGGTTTATTTGAAGCGCGAAGCCGAGCTGGGAGAGCGCAAGTTGCCGCACGGCTTGGAAGATGCGCTCGGGAAGCTCAAGAAAGTCACGCGGGATTGGGAGTCCTGCGATCTCCACATTAGGCTGGGTATCAATCCGCGCAAGCCGGAGCAGAATCTGCGCGGCACGCTTGTGCTTCCCAAGGGCACCGGAAAGGTTCCGCGCATTCTCGTTTTTGCCAAGGGAGACAAGGTCGAAGAAGCGCGTCAAGCGGGTGCCGACTATGTCGGCCTCCAGGACTTGATAGAGCAAATCAAGGGCGGCTGGCTGGATTTCGACATTGCACTTGCAGTGCCGGATTGCATGGCCGAGGTGTCGAAAATTGCAAAAGTCCTCGGCCCCCGCGGGCTTATGCCGTCTCCAAAAAGCGGCACGCTTTCTGATGCCATCGGCACTCTCGTCAAGGAATTCAAAGCCGGAAAGCTCGAGTACCGCAACGACAAGACCGGGATTATCCACACAACGGTTGGCAGGATGGGATTCAGCGCGGAGGATTTGGCTGAAAACGTCCGGCACGTTATGGATGTCGTGGTCAAGGCCAAGCCCGCCAGCCTGAAGGGGCAGTTCATCAAATCCGTATTCATCGGATCCACCCAGGTGCCTGCGCTCAGGCTGGATGCGGCGCAGTTCATCCGGTAG